From Vibrio aerogenes, a single genomic window includes:
- a CDS encoding type II toxin-antitoxin system RelB/DinJ family antitoxin: MDTRIQFRVDEETKRLAQQMAESQGRTLSDACRELTEQLAEQQRKTLSHDAWLTEQVNLAFEKLDSGKAVFTEHQTAKSRMEARKARIRNRGKQ; the protein is encoded by the coding sequence ATGGACACCAGAATTCAATTTCGTGTTGATGAAGAAACAAAACGTCTGGCTCAACAAATGGCTGAGAGTCAGGGTCGCACACTGAGTGATGCTTGCCGTGAGCTGACTGAGCAACTCGCTGAGCAGCAAAGAAAAACATTATCTCACGATGCATGGCTCACTGAACAAGTCAACCTGGCATTTGAGAAGTTAGACTCCGGAAAAGCGGTTTTCACTGAACACCAAACGGCTAAATCCCGAATGGAAGCGCGCAAAGCCAGAATCCGTAACCGAGGTAAGCAATGA
- a CDS encoding type II toxin-antitoxin system RelE/ParE family toxin produces the protein MILWEEESLNDREKIFEFLYDFNPDAAEKTDNLIEEKAENLTGQPLMGVQRDGIRGRLLIIPEISMIISYCVEGDIIRIMRVLHQKQKFPMD, from the coding sequence ATGATTTTATGGGAAGAAGAGTCACTGAATGATCGCGAAAAGATCTTTGAGTTTCTCTATGACTTCAACCCTGATGCAGCAGAGAAAACTGACAACCTCATTGAAGAAAAAGCAGAAAACCTGACCGGGCAGCCTCTCATGGGCGTACAGCGAGATGGCATTCGTGGACGCTTACTCATTATTCCTGAAATTTCGATGATCATTTCCTATTGTGTCGAAGGCGATATCATCCGAATTATGCGTGTGCTCCACCAGAAACAAAAATTCCCTATGGATTGA
- a CDS encoding 5-oxoprolinase subunit PxpA, translated as MKLNCDLGESYGSWVAGMDEAVMPFIDMANIACGFHASDPDVMAKTIQSAVKHGVTIGAHPGYDDKKGFGRRSIPHTSSEISNLVVYQVGAMMGMCRLYGATVEYVKPHGALYMDMMRDEAVYRAIIQGMAQAGFGVPLMILAKVDNSAYQAIADEAGVSLLFEAFADRAYTSEGSLTPRSLPGAVYHDPEQIIGQLKQLVMHGSVISIDGTELRMKADTVCVHGDNQESVQTVHLLRQVVDQ; from the coding sequence ATGAAGTTGAATTGTGATTTGGGAGAAAGCTACGGCAGTTGGGTTGCCGGGATGGACGAAGCGGTGATGCCGTTTATTGATATGGCAAATATCGCTTGTGGCTTCCATGCATCAGACCCGGATGTGATGGCAAAAACCATTCAAAGCGCGGTCAAACATGGCGTCACGATTGGGGCGCATCCGGGCTATGATGACAAAAAAGGCTTTGGCCGCCGCTCCATTCCTCATACCAGTAGTGAGATCTCCAATCTTGTGGTCTATCAGGTGGGTGCCATGATGGGGATGTGTCGGTTGTACGGTGCAACCGTCGAATACGTCAAGCCTCACGGCGCGCTGTATATGGATATGATGCGTGATGAAGCTGTCTATCGGGCGATTATTCAGGGAATGGCGCAGGCCGGATTTGGCGTGCCTTTAATGATTCTGGCAAAAGTTGATAATTCTGCCTATCAGGCCATTGCCGACGAAGCAGGCGTTTCCCTGTTATTTGAAGCCTTTGCTGACAGAGCTTATACCAGCGAAGGCTCGCTGACCCCCCGAAGCCTGCCCGGTGCGGTTTATCATGACCCGGAACAGATTATCGGACAGCTGAAACAACTGGTCATGCACGGCAGTGTCATCTCGATTGATGGCACGGAACTGCGCATGAAAGCTGATACGGTTTGTGTTCATGGTGACAATCAGGAATCGGTGCAGACCGTTCATTTGCTGCGTCAAGTGGTTGATCAATGA
- a CDS encoding HEPN domain-containing protein, with protein sequence MKTSLDHLPEKKQQELAQISAILRNTLDEYLVGKQGSKTGFQIHKIILFGSHAKGGWVSDIPNGYVSDYDILVIVNKDALVDEDIVWRKAEEQIERKIRSAPLGLIVHTLNEVNEQLQKGHYFFKDIREQGILLFDANKKPLAEPGDLTEEERREIAQGHFDQWFKSAQGFFRNYQFSISEDELSIAAFLLHQSAERFYACTLLVFTNYLPKTHNIEKLQKYCVDQDLAFANIFPMDDKFRRRSFRRLQRAYIDARYSMHYEITKEELTYLAGEVEKLKALVERVCLGGLAISS encoded by the coding sequence ATGAAAACATCTCTTGACCATCTTCCGGAAAAAAAGCAGCAGGAGCTTGCGCAGATTTCAGCGATTCTCCGCAATACGCTGGATGAATATCTCGTCGGAAAGCAAGGGAGTAAAACCGGGTTTCAGATTCATAAAATCATTCTGTTCGGCAGCCATGCCAAAGGTGGTTGGGTGAGTGATATTCCGAACGGTTATGTCAGTGACTACGATATTCTGGTGATTGTAAATAAAGATGCGCTGGTGGATGAAGATATCGTCTGGCGCAAGGCAGAAGAGCAGATCGAGCGGAAAATCAGAAGTGCGCCGCTGGGGCTGATTGTGCACACGCTAAACGAAGTGAATGAGCAGCTGCAAAAAGGTCACTATTTTTTCAAAGATATCCGCGAGCAGGGCATTTTACTGTTTGATGCCAATAAAAAACCACTGGCCGAACCGGGTGATTTAACTGAGGAAGAGCGCCGGGAAATTGCACAAGGGCATTTTGATCAATGGTTTAAATCGGCACAAGGTTTCTTTCGTAACTACCAGTTTTCAATTTCTGAAGACGAGCTATCCATAGCAGCTTTTTTACTCCATCAATCAGCGGAACGCTTTTACGCTTGTACTTTACTTGTTTTCACCAACTACCTGCCAAAAACCCATAATATCGAAAAGCTGCAAAAGTATTGTGTGGATCAGGATCTGGCATTTGCCAATATTTTCCCGATGGATGATAAATTCCGTCGCCGCAGTTTCCGCCGTCTGCAACGGGCGTATATTGATGCCCGCTATTCCATGCATTACGAGATCACCAAAGAAGAGCTGACTTATCTGGCCGGGGAAGTGGAAAAGCTGAAAGCCTTGGTTGAGCGGGTTTGTTTGGGGGGACTGGCTATTTCGTCATGA
- a CDS encoding GFA family protein: protein MSRKEDSSKYFGSCLCGSVKYSVSHIEEKMAHCHCNMCRKFHGAAFATFGEAKKSNFNWLSGEELIKEYLAANGTKRLFCSNCGSSLVFVPSNDSGEYVEFSLGTIDSEIQQKPDAHIFTNYGANWYQVTDNLPQYEEGRNSAKKT, encoded by the coding sequence ATGAGTAGAAAGGAAGATAGTTCTAAGTACTTTGGTTCCTGCTTGTGCGGATCGGTAAAATATTCTGTGTCGCATATTGAAGAAAAAATGGCTCATTGCCACTGTAATATGTGTAGAAAATTTCATGGCGCGGCATTTGCTACATTCGGGGAAGCGAAAAAATCAAATTTTAATTGGTTGAGCGGCGAAGAATTAATTAAAGAATATTTGGCTGCTAATGGAACAAAAAGGTTATTCTGTAGTAATTGTGGATCGAGTCTTGTCTTCGTTCCGTCCAATGATAGCGGTGAATATGTTGAGTTCTCACTGGGAACAATAGATTCTGAAATTCAGCAAAAACCTGATGCTCATATATTCACAAATTATGGAGCAAATTGGTATCAAGTAACAGATAATTTACCTCAATATGAAGAAGGTCGAAATAGTGCAAAAAAAACATAA
- a CDS encoding HEPN domain-containing protein — MKTSLDHLPEKKQQELAQISAILRNTLDEYLVGKQGSKTGFQIHKIILFGSHAKGGWVSDIPNGYVSDYDILVIVNKDALVDEDIVWRKAEEQIERKIRSAPLGLIVHTLNEVNEQLQKGHYFFKDIREQGILLFDANKKPLAEPGNLTKEERRKIAQGHFDQWFKSAQGFFRNYQFSISEDELSIAAFLLHQSAERFYACTLLVFTNYLPKTHNIEKLQKYCVDQDLAFANIFPMDDKFRRRSFRRLQRAYIDARYSMHYEITKEELTYLAGEVEKLKALVERVCLGRLAISQ; from the coding sequence ATGAAAACATCCCTTGACCATCTTCCGGAAAAAAAGCAGCAGGAGCTTGCGCAGATTTCAGCGATTCTCCGCAATACGCTGGATGAATATCTCGTCGGAAAGCAAGGGAGTAAAACCGGGTTTCAGATTCATAAAATCATTCTGTTCGGCAGCCATGCCAAAGGTGGTTGGGTGAGTGATATTCCGAACGGTTATGTCAGTGACTACGATATTCTGGTGATTGTAAATAAAGATGCGCTGGTGGATGAAGATATCGTCTGGCGCAAGGCAGAAGAGCAGATCGAGCGGAAAATCAGAAGTGCACCGCTGGGGCTGATTGTGCACACGCTAAACGAAGTGAATGAGCAGCTGCAAAAAGGTCACTATTTTTTCAAAGATATCCGCGAGCAGGGCATTTTACTGTTCGATGCCAATAAAAAACCACTGGCCGAACCGGGTAATTTAACTAAGGAAGAGCGCCGGAAAATTGCGCAAGGGCATTTTGATCAATGGTTTAAATCGGCACAAGGTTTCTTTCGTAACTACCAGTTTTCAATTTCTGAAGACGAGCTATCCATAGCAGCTTTTTTACTCCATCAATCAGCGGAACGCTTTTACGCTTGTACTTTACTTGTTTTCACCAACTACCTGCCAAAAACCCATAATATCGAAAAGCTGCAAAAGTATTGTGTGGATCAGGATCTGGCATTTGCCAATATTTTCCCGATGGATGATAAATTCCGTCGCCGCAGTTTCCGCCGTCTGCAACGGGCGTATATTGATGCCCGCTATTCCATGCATTACGAGATCACCAAAGAAGAGCTGACTTATCTGGCCGGGGAAGTGGAAAAGCTGAAAGCCTTGGTTGAGCGGGTTTGTTTGGGGAGACTGGCTATCAGCCAATAA
- a CDS encoding GFA family protein, with translation MSRKEDSSKYFGSCLCGSVKYSVSHIEEKMAHCHCNMCRKFHGAAFATFGEAKKSNFNWLSGEELIKEYLAANGTKRLFCSNCGSSLVFVPSNDSGEYVEFSLGTIDSEIQQKPDAHIFTNYGANWYQVTDDLPQYEEGRNSAKKHNKSLQLTFFLLRKGAGA, from the coding sequence ATGAGTAGAAAGGAAGATAGTTCTAAGTACTTTGGTTCCTGCTTGTGCGGATCGGTAAAATATTCTGTGTCGCATATTGAAGAAAAAATGGCTCATTGCCACTGTAATATGTGTAGAAAATTTCATGGCGCGGCATTTGCTACATTCGGGGAAGCGAAAAAATCAAATTTTAATTGGTTGAGCGGCGAAGAATTAATTAAAGAATATTTGGCTGCTAATGGAACAAAAAGGTTATTCTGTAGTAATTGTGGATCGAGTCTTGTCTTCGTTCCGTCCAATGATAGCGGTGAATATGTTGAGTTCTCACTGGGAACAATAGATTCTGAAATTCAGCAAAAACCTGATGCTCATATATTCACAAATTATGGAGCAAATTGGTATCAAGTAACAGATGATTTACCTCAATATGAAGAAGGTCGAAATAGTGCAAAAAAACATAACAAGTCACTCCAGCTGACGTTTTTTCTGTTGCGAAAAGGGGCTGGGGCATGA